The Jiangella sp. DSM 45060 genome contains the following window.
CGAGTTGTTCACAGCTCGAACGTCTTACCAGTTCACGAGCGACATGCGTCGCCCTCGGGGTGTGGACGGAGATCCACAGAGCAAGATCTCAGATAGCGAGACGACGGTCACGCGATGACAGGTGTCACCCCTACCGTCGGTCCTGCCATGATTCGACATCCGTTCCGACGGCACGCGGCCGACGGCGAGATCGTGCGGCTCGCGCTGCCCGCGCTGGGCGCGCTCGTCGCCGAGCCGCTGTTCCTGCTGACCGACTCCGCCATCATCGGCCACCTCGGCACCCCCGAGCTGGCCGGCCTCGGCATCGCGTCAACGGTGCTGGCGACGCTGGTGAACGTGTCGATCTTCCTCGCGTACGGGACGACGGCCGCGGTGGCGCGGCGGCTGGGCGCCGGTGACCAGGCCGGGGCGCTGCGCTCGGGCATCGACGGCTGCTGGCTGGCCGTCCTGATCGGCGTCGCGACGGTGGCCGCCGGCTGGCCGCTGACGCCGTGGGTGGTGTCGCTGTTCGGGCCGGGCGACGACGTGGCCGGGCACGCGGAGACGTACCTGCGCATCAGCCTGCTCGGCATCCCGTCGATGCTGCTGGTCCTCGCCGCGACCGGCGTCCTGCGCGGCCTGCAGGACACGCGGACGCCGCTCTACGTCGCGGTGACGGGCGCGGTCGCGAACGTCGTGCTCAACGTCGTGCTGGTGTACGGGCTCGACCTCGGCATCGGCGGCTCCGCGCTGGGCACCGTCCTCGCCCAGACCGGCATGGCCGCCGTGTTCATCCGGGTCGTCGCGCGCGGCGCCCGGCAGGCCGGGGTCGGGCTGCGCCCGGACGGGCGCGGCGTCGCGCAGGCGTTCGGCGCGGGCATCCCGCTGATCGTCCGGACGGTCGCGATG
Protein-coding sequences here:
- a CDS encoding MATE family efflux transporter codes for the protein MIRHPFRRHAADGEIVRLALPALGALVAEPLFLLTDSAIIGHLGTPELAGLGIASTVLATLVNVSIFLAYGTTAAVARRLGAGDQAGALRSGIDGCWLAVLIGVATVAAGWPLTPWVVSLFGPGDDVAGHAETYLRISLLGIPSMLLVLAATGVLRGLQDTRTPLYVAVTGAVANVVLNVVLVYGLDLGIGGSALGTVLAQTGMAAVFIRVVARGARQAGVGLRPDGRGVAQAFGAGIPLIVRTVAMRAALIVITVVAAGLGTAELAAHQVAFTTWTLLALILDAVAIAAQALVGRALGAGDVDGARSITRRMVQWGVLSGFALAVLLLVVGNGYARLFTSDPEVRTLLFAALVVAAAMQPIAGWVFVLDGVLIGAGDGRYLAWASVLSVVAFLPAAWAVAVADVSGQAGLMWLWAAIGVWMLVRLVTLALRERSDTWMVTGAVR